In Candidatus Paceibacterota bacterium, the sequence GGCATAGTTTCATCGATTAAGAACCATGACGTTGAGGGATTCAAAACGAAATACCGAAGTATAGATGTTTTAATATTGGATGATGTTCAATTTTTAGCTGGGAAAGAAAAAACCCAGGAAGAATTTTTCCATATTTTCAACACTTTGTACGAAGCGAACAAACAAATCATTCTTTCCTCTGACCGCCCGCCAAAAGCCATTCCCGCCTTAGCGGAAAGATTAAGATCCCGCTTTGAGGGCGGAATGATCGGAGATATTAGCTATCCTGATTATGAAACCAGGGTTGCTATTTTAAAGAGCAAAAACCAAGAAAGGGGCGTAAGTTTTTCTGACGATATTTTAGATTATGTTGCCACAAATATTCAAAGGAATATCAGAGAGTTAGAAGGCGCCCTGAACAGGCTGGTTGCCTACCAGAAGATAAACAACCGGCCGCCAGACCTGGAAATAGCCAAATCGTTATTAAAAAGCCTGTTTTTATCGCCGAATAAAGTAGCTAACCACAAAAAAATAGTCCAGGCAGTGGCTGAATTTTACGACCTAAAGGAAAAAGACCTGTCTTCTCCCTCGAGAAAAAAGGAAATTGTTAAGCCCCGGCAAGTGGCGATGTTTTTACTGAGAGATCTACTGAAAAGCTCTTATCCTTTTATAGGCAGAAGGTTCGGAGGAAAGGACCATACCACTGCCA encodes:
- the dnaA gene encoding chromosomal replication initiator protein DnaA, translating into MIKDELWQAVLAQLQLNISQANFATWFKDTNITTCKEGQIVVSTPNSFAKEWLENKYGKTIFKILYNLDKEIKEIKYVVGKNELKVLKKPTFSMPSAGQLEFEEFEIDKETNLNPRYTFENFIVGPFNELAHAASWAVSKKPGQVYNPLFVYGGVGLGKTHLLQAIGNAVIKSFPQKKVRYTPAEKFTTGIVSSIKNHDVEGFKTKYRSIDVLILDDVQFLAGKEKTQEEFFHIFNTLYEANKQIILSSDRPPKAIPALAERLRSRFEGGMIGDISYPDYETRVAILKSKNQERGVSFSDDILDYVATNIQRNIRELEGALNRLVAYQKINNRPPDLEIAKSLLKSLFLSPNKVANHKKIVQAVAEFYDLKEKDLSSPSRKKEIVKPRQVAMFLLRDLLKSSYPFIGRRFGGKDHTTAIHACEKIVKELKDDDNLSNEVDLIKQRIFSA